The Streptomyces avermitilis MA-4680 = NBRC 14893 genome contains a region encoding:
- a CDS encoding ABC transporter ATP-binding protein, which translates to MDGRKGTGVTAHEGETAHEGEPRGWAYRLAGYAWRYPKDVVLALGSSLAGMAVMALVPLITKVIIDDVVGNHTRDMAPWAGALIGAAVLVYASTYVRRYYGGRLALDVQHDLRTAMYGTITRLDGRRQDELSTGQVVGRATSDLQLIQGLLFMLPMTIGNVLLFLISLGIMAWLSLPLTLVALAVAPALWFVARRSRSRLHPATWYAQAQAAAVAGVVDGAVSGVRVVKGFGQEDQETGKLREVGRRLFAGRLRTIRLNAKYTPALQAVPALGQVAMLALGGWLAVRGQITLGTFVAFSSYLAQLVGPVRMLAVVLTVGQQARAGAERVLELIDTEPSIEDGKKTLPSDAPATVEFDDVLFGYEEGRPVLDGLSFEIRPGETLAVVGSSGSGKSTVSLLLPRFYDVTHGAVLVGGHDVRELTTESLRAAIGLVPEDSFLFSDTVRANIAYGRPDATREQIETAARAAQADRFIAELPDGYDTKVGEHGLTLSGGQRQRVALARAILTDPRLLVLDDATSAVDARVEHEIHEALQQVMRGRTTLLIAHRRSTLNLADRIAVLDAGRLADIGTHEELQERSSLYRRLLTDPDELGGVSPGHAQPFPVREDTSVRDELDAEFDAERGVTPHLWTGDREPKDTALAGMPATPELLAQVEALPPAGDRPDIDEARAVTPEQSYGLRRLLRGFGAPLLISLGLVAVDAVMSLLLPVLIRHGIDQGVTRMALGAVWAAAGLGLFTVLVQWAAQIGETRMTGRTGERVLYSLRLKIFAQLQRLGLDYYERELTGRIMTRMTTDVDALSTFLQTGLVTAFVSVVTFFGIMVALLVIDVQLALVVFVTLPPLIIATFFFRRASVKAYELARERVSAVNADLQESVSGLLILQAFRRERSGRQRFADGSDSYRRARIRGQWLISVYFPFVQLLSSVAAAAVLIMGAHRVDAGTLTTGALVAYLLYIDLFFAPVQQLSQVFDGYQQATVSLGRIQELLQEPTSTKAADEPLEVLSLRGDIVFEDVDFAYGDDEEALREVSLAIPAGQTVAFVGETGAGKSTLVKLVARFYDPTGGRVTVDGADLRALDLTSYRHRLGVVPQEAYLFQGTVRDAIAYGRPDATDAQVEAAARAVGAHDMIATLDGGYLHEVAERGRNLSAGQRQLIALARAELVDPDILLLDEATAALDLATEAVVNQATDRVAGRRTTLVVAHRLTTAARADRVVLMDHGRIAEDGTHEQLLQLGGRYAQLWRTFVGAAEPGEPVASSA; encoded by the coding sequence ATGGACGGACGGAAAGGCACCGGCGTGACAGCGCACGAGGGGGAGACAGCGCACGAGGGGGAGCCGCGCGGCTGGGCGTATCGGCTCGCGGGATACGCCTGGCGGTATCCCAAGGACGTCGTCCTCGCGCTCGGCTCCTCGCTCGCCGGCATGGCCGTCATGGCGCTCGTCCCGCTGATCACCAAGGTGATCATCGACGACGTCGTCGGGAACCACACCCGCGACATGGCCCCCTGGGCGGGCGCGCTCATCGGTGCCGCCGTCCTCGTGTACGCCTCCACCTATGTCCGCCGCTACTACGGCGGACGTCTCGCCCTCGACGTCCAGCACGACCTCCGCACGGCGATGTACGGGACGATCACCCGGCTCGACGGGCGGCGGCAGGACGAGCTGTCCACCGGCCAGGTCGTCGGCCGCGCCACCAGTGACCTCCAGCTGATCCAGGGCCTCCTCTTCATGCTCCCGATGACCATCGGGAACGTCCTGCTCTTCCTGATCTCGCTCGGGATCATGGCCTGGCTCTCGCTGCCGCTCACCCTGGTCGCGCTGGCGGTCGCCCCCGCCCTCTGGTTCGTCGCCAGGCGCAGCCGCTCCAGGCTCCACCCCGCCACCTGGTACGCGCAGGCGCAGGCCGCCGCCGTCGCGGGTGTCGTCGACGGCGCGGTCAGCGGCGTACGCGTGGTGAAGGGCTTCGGGCAGGAGGACCAGGAGACCGGGAAGCTCCGGGAGGTCGGGCGCCGGCTCTTCGCGGGGCGGCTGCGCACCATCCGCCTGAACGCCAAGTACACCCCGGCTCTCCAGGCCGTCCCCGCCCTCGGCCAGGTCGCGATGCTCGCGCTCGGCGGCTGGCTCGCCGTGCGCGGTCAGATCACGCTGGGTACGTTCGTCGCCTTCTCGTCGTATCTCGCGCAGCTCGTCGGACCGGTGCGGATGCTCGCCGTGGTGCTGACCGTCGGGCAGCAGGCCCGGGCCGGCGCCGAGCGGGTCCTGGAGCTGATCGACACCGAGCCGTCGATCGAGGACGGGAAGAAGACCCTTCCGTCCGACGCGCCCGCGACCGTCGAGTTCGACGACGTGTTGTTCGGCTACGAGGAGGGCCGCCCGGTCCTCGACGGGCTGAGCTTCGAGATCCGCCCCGGCGAGACCCTCGCCGTCGTCGGCTCCTCCGGCTCCGGCAAGTCGACCGTGTCGCTGCTGCTGCCCCGCTTCTACGACGTCACCCACGGCGCGGTCCTCGTCGGCGGCCACGACGTGCGCGAGCTGACGACCGAGTCCCTGCGGGCCGCGATCGGGCTCGTCCCCGAGGACTCCTTCCTCTTCTCCGACACCGTGCGCGCCAACATCGCGTACGGCCGCCCGGACGCCACCCGGGAGCAGATCGAGACCGCGGCCCGTGCCGCCCAGGCGGATCGTTTCATCGCCGAGCTGCCGGACGGGTACGACACCAAGGTCGGCGAGCACGGCCTCACCCTCTCCGGCGGCCAGCGCCAGCGCGTCGCCCTCGCCCGCGCCATCCTCACCGACCCGCGCCTGCTCGTCCTCGACGACGCCACCTCCGCGGTGGACGCCCGAGTCGAACACGAGATCCACGAGGCGCTCCAGCAGGTCATGCGGGGCCGTACGACGCTCCTCATAGCCCACCGCCGCTCCACCCTGAACCTCGCCGACCGCATCGCCGTCCTCGACGCCGGCCGCCTCGCCGACATCGGCACGCACGAGGAGCTCCAGGAGCGCTCGTCCCTGTACCGGCGGCTGCTCACCGACCCGGACGAGCTGGGCGGGGTCTCGCCCGGCCACGCCCAGCCCTTCCCGGTGCGGGAGGACACCTCCGTACGGGACGAACTGGACGCGGAGTTCGACGCCGAGCGGGGCGTCACTCCGCACCTGTGGACCGGCGACCGCGAGCCCAAGGACACCGCGCTCGCCGGAATGCCCGCCACTCCCGAACTCCTCGCCCAGGTCGAGGCGCTGCCCCCGGCCGGCGACCGCCCCGACATCGACGAGGCGCGCGCGGTCACGCCCGAACAGTCGTACGGGCTGCGCAGGCTGTTGCGCGGTTTCGGGGCGCCGCTGCTCATCAGCCTCGGCCTGGTCGCGGTCGACGCGGTGATGAGCCTGCTGCTTCCGGTGCTGATCCGGCACGGCATCGACCAGGGGGTGACCCGGATGGCCCTCGGCGCGGTGTGGGCCGCCGCCGGGCTCGGCCTGTTCACCGTGCTCGTCCAGTGGGCCGCGCAGATCGGCGAGACGCGGATGACGGGCCGGACGGGCGAGCGGGTCCTGTACTCGCTCCGGCTGAAGATCTTCGCGCAGCTGCAACGACTCGGGCTCGACTACTACGAGCGGGAGCTGACCGGGCGGATCATGACCCGGATGACCACCGACGTCGATGCGCTGTCGACGTTCCTCCAGACGGGGCTCGTCACCGCGTTCGTCTCCGTGGTCACCTTCTTCGGCATCATGGTCGCGCTGCTCGTGATCGACGTGCAGCTCGCGCTGGTGGTGTTCGTGACGCTGCCGCCGCTGATCATCGCCACGTTCTTCTTCCGCCGGGCGAGTGTGAAGGCGTACGAACTCGCCCGCGAGCGGGTGTCGGCGGTGAACGCGGACCTTCAGGAGTCGGTCTCCGGGCTGCTGATCCTCCAGGCCTTCCGGCGCGAGCGGTCGGGCCGGCAGCGGTTCGCGGACGGCAGCGACAGCTACCGCAGGGCGCGTATCCGCGGGCAGTGGCTGATCTCGGTCTACTTCCCGTTCGTACAGCTGCTGTCGTCGGTGGCCGCGGCCGCCGTCCTGATCATGGGCGCGCACCGCGTCGACGCGGGAACGCTGACGACCGGTGCGCTGGTCGCGTACCTCCTCTACATCGACCTGTTCTTCGCGCCCGTGCAGCAGCTCTCCCAGGTCTTCGACGGCTACCAGCAGGCGACCGTGTCGCTGGGCCGGATCCAGGAGCTGCTCCAGGAGCCGACGTCGACGAAGGCCGCGGACGAGCCGCTCGAGGTGCTCTCGCTGCGCGGTGACATCGTCTTCGAGGACGTCGACTTCGCGTACGGGGACGACGAAGAGGCCCTCAGGGAGGTCTCCCTGGCCATCCCCGCCGGGCAGACCGTGGCCTTCGTCGGTGAGACCGGCGCGGGCAAGTCGACGCTGGTGAAGCTGGTCGCGCGGTTCTACGACCCGACGGGTGGCCGGGTCACGGTCGACGGCGCCGATCTGCGGGCCCTCGACCTGACGTCGTACCGGCACCGGCTGGGCGTCGTGCCGCAGGAGGCGTATCTGTTCCAGGGCACCGTCCGGGACGCCATCGCCTACGGCCGCCCCGACGCGACCGACGCCCAGGTGGAGGCCGCCGCTCGCGCGGTCGGCGCGCACGACATGATCGCCACGCTCGACGGCGGCTATCTGCACGAGGTCGCCGAGCGCGGCCGCAACCTGTCCGCCGGACAACGCCAGTTGATCGCCCTGGCCCGCGCCGAACTCGTCGACCCGGACATCCTCCTCCTCGACGAGGCCACCGCCGCGCTGGACCTGGCGACGGAGGCCGTGGTCAACCAGGCGACCGACCGCGTCGCCGGCCGCCGTACGACCCTGGTGGTCGCCCACCGCCTGACGACCGCGGCCCGCGCGGACCGGGTCGTGCTCATGGACCACGGCCGCATCGCCGAGGACGGCACCCACGAGCAGCTGCTCCAGCTGGGCGGCCGGTACGCGCAGTTGTGGCGGACGTTCGTCGGAGCGGCCGAGCCAGGGGAGCCGGTGGCGTCCTCCGCCTGA
- a CDS encoding DUF397 domain-containing protein, whose translation MADQIIPNAATLRGWRKSSYSNSEGGSCLEVLDGHPSGVPVRDSKVPHGPALVFSPADWASFVTAVKDGEFPA comes from the coding sequence ATGGCTGACCAGATAATCCCGAACGCCGCGACGCTGCGAGGCTGGCGCAAGTCGTCCTACAGCAACAGCGAGGGCGGCAGCTGCCTCGAGGTGCTGGACGGCCACCCCTCCGGCGTCCCCGTCCGCGACTCCAAGGTCCCGCACGGGCCCGCGCTGGTCTTCTCGCCCGCCGACTGGGCATCGTTCGTCACGGCCGTCAAGGACGGCGAGTTCCCCGCCTGA
- a CDS encoding ArnT family glycosyltransferase, which yields MTSATDPLSSAPAPAPGRSTTPGAPAAEPAQEPSPSPATPRWSLPALVAIMILAAVLYSWNLSSSGLNSFYSSAVFSGTQSWKAWFFGSLDAGNFLTVDKPPLALMVMGLSCRVFGFGTWQMMLPMIVAALGTIWILHSSVKRVFGHAAATIAAFVLALTPITVAINRDNNPDTLLVLLMVAAAALGLRATRDGRLLPLLGSAVCFGLAFNTKMLQGYIALPAVFAVCLYASGLSWAKRIRNLSLAAVALAVSSFWWATAVSLVPADDRPYIGGSTDGTAWNLIFGYNGLGRVLGGEGNGGGGGGGGGGGFSGTAGLGRLFNDILGGQISWLIPFAGIALVGGLVLCGRAPRTDRTRAALVLWGGWLLLHYVTFATAEGTMHPYYTTAVAPGIAALCGGGGVLLFRAFRGGDVRWSWVLPAGLAVTGIWAVVLLRRADGWNTWLWPAIAVVMATAVVGLLVFRSGTRVRLLAASLAAAIVAALAGPAAYSFAVPAGAGGAGGGMGGTNPTAGPSTGNGGFGGGRGGPGGNAGGPGGGMPGGTQQGGQAAGQEGGQQGGPTAPGGGGTCELPSGAPQGGGNGGFPGGGTGEGPGGGTGGENGTAPGGTGGQRGGGGGMGGGMGGETSSELISYLEKHQDGAKWLLAVSNSQSAGQLILSTHKPVISMYGFTGTDKGMTVAKLKELVKKGELHYIQVGGSGMGGGMGGGNSVSAAVTAWVQKNATAVKESAYSKTTTSESSATTNSDSNAGTNSDSQNGQSAQSTSTLYRLDPSDVG from the coding sequence GTGACATCTGCCACCGACCCACTGTCCTCGGCCCCGGCCCCGGCCCCGGGCCGCTCCACGACCCCCGGCGCACCGGCCGCCGAGCCGGCCCAGGAGCCGTCCCCCTCCCCCGCCACACCCCGCTGGTCGCTGCCCGCCCTGGTCGCGATCATGATCCTGGCGGCGGTGCTGTACTCCTGGAACCTGTCCTCCTCGGGCCTCAACAGCTTCTACAGCTCCGCCGTGTTCAGCGGTACGCAGAGCTGGAAGGCGTGGTTCTTCGGCTCGCTCGACGCGGGCAACTTCCTGACCGTCGACAAGCCGCCGCTCGCGCTCATGGTCATGGGCCTGTCGTGCCGGGTCTTCGGCTTCGGCACCTGGCAGATGATGCTGCCGATGATCGTGGCCGCGCTCGGCACGATCTGGATCCTGCACTCCTCGGTGAAGCGGGTGTTCGGCCACGCGGCGGCCACGATCGCCGCGTTCGTGCTGGCGCTCACCCCGATCACCGTCGCCATCAACCGCGACAACAACCCCGACACGCTGCTCGTCCTGCTGATGGTGGCGGCCGCGGCGCTCGGGCTGCGCGCGACCCGGGACGGCAGGCTGCTGCCGCTGCTCGGCTCGGCGGTGTGCTTCGGGCTCGCCTTCAACACGAAGATGCTCCAGGGCTACATCGCGCTGCCCGCCGTCTTCGCGGTCTGTCTGTACGCGTCGGGCCTCAGCTGGGCGAAGCGGATCCGGAACCTGTCGCTGGCCGCCGTGGCCCTGGCCGTGTCGAGCTTCTGGTGGGCGACCGCCGTCTCGCTCGTGCCCGCCGACGACCGGCCGTACATCGGCGGTTCGACGGACGGCACCGCCTGGAACCTGATCTTCGGTTACAACGGCCTGGGCCGCGTCCTCGGCGGCGAGGGCAACGGCGGAGGCGGCGGTGGCGGCGGTGGCGGCGGCTTCTCCGGTACCGCGGGCCTCGGCCGGCTGTTCAACGACATCCTGGGCGGCCAGATCTCCTGGCTGATCCCCTTCGCGGGCATCGCCCTCGTCGGCGGCCTGGTGCTGTGCGGCCGCGCCCCGCGCACCGACCGGACCCGGGCCGCGCTGGTGCTCTGGGGCGGCTGGCTGCTGCTGCACTACGTCACGTTCGCCACCGCCGAGGGGACGATGCACCCGTACTACACGACCGCGGTCGCCCCGGGCATCGCGGCGCTGTGCGGAGGCGGCGGCGTCCTGCTGTTCCGTGCCTTCCGCGGCGGTGACGTCCGCTGGTCCTGGGTCCTGCCCGCCGGGCTCGCGGTCACCGGCATCTGGGCGGTCGTGCTGCTGCGCCGGGCCGACGGCTGGAACACCTGGCTGTGGCCGGCCATCGCGGTGGTCATGGCGACGGCCGTCGTGGGCCTGCTCGTCTTCCGCTCCGGCACCCGCGTACGGCTGCTGGCCGCGTCCCTGGCGGCGGCGATCGTCGCGGCTCTCGCGGGCCCGGCGGCGTACTCGTTCGCCGTACCGGCCGGTGCGGGGGGTGCGGGCGGCGGCATGGGCGGCACCAACCCGACCGCCGGCCCGTCAACCGGCAACGGCGGCTTCGGCGGCGGCCGGGGCGGCCCCGGCGGCAACGCGGGCGGCCCCGGCGGCGGGATGCCCGGCGGCACCCAGCAGGGCGGTCAGGCGGCCGGCCAGGAGGGCGGCCAGCAGGGCGGTCCGACGGCGCCCGGTGGCGGCGGAACCTGTGAACTGCCCAGCGGCGCCCCGCAGGGCGGCGGGAACGGCGGCTTCCCCGGCGGCGGCACGGGCGAGGGCCCAGGCGGCGGCACGGGCGGCGAGAACGGCACGGCTCCGGGCGGCACAGGCGGTCAGCGCGGCGGCGGTGGCGGCATGGGTGGCGGCATGGGAGGAGAGACCAGCAGCGAACTGATCTCGTACCTGGAGAAGCACCAGGACGGCGCCAAGTGGCTGCTCGCGGTGTCCAATTCACAGTCCGCCGGGCAGCTGATCCTCAGCACCCACAAGCCCGTCATCTCCATGTACGGCTTCACCGGCACCGACAAGGGCATGACGGTCGCCAAGCTCAAGGAACTGGTGAAGAAGGGCGAGCTGCACTACATCCAGGTCGGCGGCTCGGGGATGGGCGGCGGCATGGGCGGCGGCAACAGCGTCAGTGCCGCGGTGACCGCGTGGGTGCAGAAGAACGCCACGGCGGTGAAGGAGAGCGCCTACAGCAAGACCACCACCTCGGAGTCGAGTGCGACCACGAACTCCGACTCGAACGCCGGCACGAACTCCGACTCGCAGAACGGCCAGTCGGCCCAGTCCACGTCGACCCTCTACCGCCTGGATCCGTCGGACGTCGGCTGA
- a CDS encoding serine hydrolase — protein MTHRMSRGARVLAVSLGAGMLIPLAAAATPAAAVGTPQVSCTSEKAGLAAKLQSDITAALANRKGTIAVGLYDRTTKTSCTLRSSTAYDSASVVKVTVLATLLWDAKKHNRYLTSRETDLATDMITKSDNTATSTLWRQLGVTKVKGFLAAAGMTQTKPGADGYWGLTQITVRDEQKLLALVTAKNSVLTDNSRAYILKLMGKVVSSQRWGTPAGAPSSVAVHVKNGWLSRATHGWRVHSVGTFNGGGHDYTMTVLTHGNSTMDYGVDTIQAVAKAIHKDLVPATSSASVQRYVPTDTPKEAFPAVPATG, from the coding sequence ATGACTCACCGGATGTCCCGGGGTGCCCGTGTGCTCGCAGTGAGCCTCGGTGCCGGGATGCTCATACCGCTCGCGGCCGCCGCGACGCCCGCCGCTGCCGTGGGGACACCCCAGGTCAGCTGTACCTCGGAGAAGGCAGGCCTGGCCGCCAAGCTCCAGAGCGACATCACCGCGGCTCTCGCGAACCGCAAGGGCACGATCGCGGTCGGCCTCTACGACCGCACCACCAAGACGAGCTGCACCCTGCGTTCCAGCACCGCCTACGACTCGGCGAGCGTCGTCAAGGTCACCGTGCTGGCCACGCTGCTGTGGGACGCCAAGAAGCACAACCGCTATCTCACGTCGCGCGAGACCGACCTCGCCACGGACATGATCACCAAGTCCGACAACACCGCGACCAGCACACTGTGGAGGCAGCTGGGCGTGACCAAGGTGAAAGGTTTCCTCGCTGCCGCCGGGATGACGCAGACGAAGCCGGGAGCGGACGGCTACTGGGGCCTCACCCAGATCACGGTCCGCGACGAGCAGAAGCTGCTCGCCCTCGTCACCGCCAAGAACTCCGTCCTGACCGACAACTCCCGTGCCTACATCCTGAAGCTGATGGGCAAGGTCGTCTCCTCGCAGCGCTGGGGCACCCCGGCCGGCGCGCCCTCGTCCGTCGCCGTGCACGTCAAGAACGGCTGGCTGTCCCGGGCGACGCACGGCTGGCGCGTCCACAGCGTCGGCACCTTCAACGGCGGCGGCCACGACTACACGATGACCGTGCTCACCCACGGCAACAGCACCATGGACTACGGCGTCGACACCATCCAGGCCGTGGCCAAGGCCATCCACAAGGACCTGGTGCCGGCCACCAGCAGCGCGAGCGTCCAGCGGTACGTGCCCACGGACACGCCCAAGGAGGCGTTCCCGGCGGTGCCCGCCACCGGCTGA
- a CDS encoding helix-turn-helix domain-containing protein: protein MTSTYGDWLKQQRETAGLTQQQLADAAVMTRSHIAHIEAGRRTPSKEDARRLDEVLNTGNVLSSFLPREDAAVADYFEAALLLEQQAVRINEFALSFVPGILQTERYARAVLSKSFPPASDEECDRLVVTRLERAKILDAPGAPVVWATLDEAVLRRVVGGREVMAEQLMHLVCLAECRRVRVHVLPFALGFHPLMESMLSLMWFEDQPPVAYSEGLRMGKVHDSPSVVQELQGRYALALSDALPLKESVALLRATAKDYGHHG, encoded by the coding sequence ATGACCAGCACGTACGGTGACTGGCTGAAGCAGCAGCGCGAGACGGCGGGACTGACGCAGCAACAGCTGGCCGACGCGGCGGTCATGACGCGCTCGCACATCGCGCACATCGAGGCGGGCCGACGGACCCCGTCCAAGGAGGACGCGCGACGCCTGGACGAGGTCCTGAACACAGGGAATGTGCTGAGCAGCTTTCTGCCGCGGGAGGACGCGGCGGTCGCCGACTACTTCGAAGCGGCGCTGCTGCTCGAACAACAGGCGGTGAGGATCAACGAGTTCGCCCTGTCGTTCGTTCCGGGCATCCTCCAGACGGAAAGGTACGCACGTGCGGTTCTGAGCAAGTCCTTCCCTCCTGCGAGTGATGAGGAATGTGACAGGCTCGTTGTCACACGCCTTGAGCGCGCGAAGATTCTCGATGCCCCGGGGGCGCCCGTAGTCTGGGCGACGCTGGACGAGGCGGTGCTACGTCGCGTCGTGGGCGGGCGAGAAGTCATGGCGGAGCAGCTCATGCACCTCGTGTGCTTGGCAGAGTGTCGCCGGGTCCGCGTCCACGTGCTGCCGTTCGCACTGGGCTTCCATCCGCTGATGGAGAGCATGCTCAGTCTCATGTGGTTCGAGGACCAGCCGCCGGTGGCGTACAGCGAGGGCCTCCGCATGGGAAAAGTGCACGACTCCCCGTCCGTGGTTCAGGAGTTGCAGGGTCGCTACGCTCTCGCGTTGAGCGACGCACTGCCGCTGAAGGAGTCAGTGGCTCTGCTGAGGGCAACAGCGAAGGACTACGGACACCATGGCTGA
- a CDS encoding polymorphic toxin-type HINT domain-containing protein — protein sequence MYLHVKQKIVTLATALCLTVGAGVGTAAAAGPAPKREPEPTLLEIAAKVAKYSDCGSQPLLERPACLKEFALKSAKLGLGVGVFLYVTRDAMKDEGTSFKGLEKELTELHKLKPLLLLDPDKETDPEKKKQIYEQTVKALKAAKPHVDKLRTDVVKASRILDAHTESVEALAVLAVAVGDYYPDPKPVDDRPPKDTWDIAGFFKDINKSLDQINAGFDKMNGALDDMNKATAEVNRGLDKANKGIEKANRGMDKLNEGIKEANKGLNETKKAVDGIGKAASKLHEVPEFDFDFSGIADKIGSKDTTPGERAAQERRMSMLLNLLPGIGDGKGVIEAITGTDLATGEKVSSTDRVLGSLAVMRWLKYGGKLLPEDIRAARKGDKVPDCNSFPAGTRVLMGDGTTTLPIEQITVGDSVLATDPEAGTTGSRPVDDTIYTPDDEDFTGVTLAGDAADGPPALTATDRHPFWVENRGRWADARDLNSGDTLRTPDGTGVRIDKVTHWKEPQGAYNLTVNDLHTYYVLAGTVPVLVHNAGLCTEKIDSVFHNPSGRSSQDQFEYHWEKHAKARGVTREQYLQDAKGWATGIARPGGKRGLNASLEELADGSRGIKYVDPQTGKGGIIGPDGKVVTFWYGAD from the coding sequence ATGTACCTGCACGTAAAACAGAAGATCGTCACGCTCGCGACCGCCTTGTGCCTGACCGTAGGCGCGGGCGTGGGCACGGCCGCGGCGGCCGGACCCGCCCCGAAGCGGGAGCCGGAGCCCACGCTGCTGGAGATCGCGGCCAAGGTGGCGAAGTACTCCGACTGCGGTTCCCAGCCGCTGCTGGAACGGCCCGCCTGCCTGAAGGAGTTCGCCCTCAAGTCCGCCAAGCTCGGCCTCGGCGTGGGCGTCTTCCTCTACGTCACCCGTGACGCGATGAAGGACGAGGGCACCTCTTTCAAGGGGCTGGAGAAGGAGCTGACCGAGCTGCACAAGCTCAAGCCCCTCCTCCTGCTCGACCCGGACAAGGAGACCGACCCGGAGAAGAAGAAGCAGATCTACGAGCAGACGGTCAAGGCGCTCAAGGCCGCCAAGCCGCACGTGGACAAGCTGCGCACCGACGTCGTGAAGGCGTCCCGGATACTCGACGCCCACACGGAGTCGGTCGAGGCCCTCGCCGTGCTCGCCGTCGCGGTGGGGGACTACTACCCCGACCCCAAGCCCGTCGACGACCGGCCGCCGAAGGACACCTGGGACATCGCGGGCTTCTTCAAGGACATCAACAAGAGCCTGGACCAGATAAACGCCGGCTTCGACAAGATGAACGGCGCCCTCGATGACATGAACAAGGCCACGGCCGAGGTCAACCGGGGCCTGGACAAGGCCAACAAGGGCATCGAGAAGGCCAACCGGGGGATGGACAAGCTCAACGAGGGCATCAAGGAGGCCAACAAGGGGCTGAACGAGACGAAGAAGGCCGTCGACGGCATCGGCAAGGCCGCGTCGAAGCTCCACGAGGTACCCGAGTTCGACTTCGACTTCTCCGGCATCGCCGACAAGATCGGTTCGAAGGACACCACTCCCGGGGAACGGGCCGCGCAGGAGCGCCGGATGTCGATGCTGCTCAACCTGCTGCCCGGGATCGGGGACGGCAAGGGCGTCATCGAGGCCATCACCGGCACCGACCTGGCCACCGGTGAGAAGGTGAGCAGCACCGACCGGGTGCTGGGCTCGCTCGCGGTCATGCGCTGGCTCAAGTACGGGGGCAAGCTGCTCCCGGAGGACATCCGCGCCGCCCGCAAGGGCGACAAGGTGCCCGACTGCAACAGCTTCCCGGCCGGCACGCGGGTCCTCATGGGCGACGGCACCACCACCCTGCCCATCGAGCAGATCACCGTCGGCGACAGCGTCCTGGCCACCGACCCGGAAGCGGGGACCACGGGCTCGCGCCCGGTGGACGACACGATCTACACGCCCGACGACGAGGACTTCACCGGCGTCACCCTGGCCGGCGACGCGGCCGACGGGCCGCCCGCGCTCACCGCGACCGACCGCCACCCCTTCTGGGTCGAGAACCGGGGGCGGTGGGCCGACGCCCGCGACCTCAACTCCGGTGACACCCTTCGTACCCCCGACGGCACCGGGGTCCGGATCGACAAGGTCACGCACTGGAAGGAGCCGCAGGGCGCCTACAACCTGACCGTCAACGACCTCCACACCTACTACGTGCTCGCCGGTACGGTGCCCGTACTGGTGCACAACGCAGGATTGTGCACCGAGAAAATCGACAGCGTCTTCCATAACCCCAGCGGCAGGTCCTCTCAGGATCAGTTCGAATACCACTGGGAAAAGCATGCGAAGGCGCGCGGTGTCACGCGTGAGCAGTACCTCCAGGATGCGAAAGGCTGGGCGACGGGCATTGCCCGGCCAGGAGGGAAGAGAGGGCTCAACGCCAGCTTGGAGGAGTTGGCGGACGGGTCGCGCGGGATAAAATACGTGGACCCCCAGACGGGTAAGGGCGGGATCATCGGCCCCGACGGCAAGGTCGTAACCTTCTGGTATGGCGCCGACTAA
- a CDS encoding DUF4279 domain-containing protein gives MSAFRMYLRVVSESLQPEEISARLGTGPDEATAIGSRRRPQSPPRAHATWIRHVLAAGGPGRPEDLEPVVLGWGPEFAAALGRLAGSGEADVCLVVVQEFTDPEDPQQKGIFLSAALLAWLAEAGASLDIDQYVYLDRDDQ, from the coding sequence GTGAGCGCGTTCCGGATGTACCTGAGGGTGGTCAGCGAGTCCCTGCAACCGGAGGAGATCTCCGCGCGGCTGGGGACAGGGCCCGACGAAGCGACCGCGATCGGCAGCCGCAGACGCCCCCAGTCGCCGCCGCGCGCGCATGCGACCTGGATCCGGCACGTCCTGGCCGCGGGCGGGCCCGGGCGGCCGGAGGATCTCGAACCGGTGGTCCTCGGGTGGGGGCCGGAGTTCGCCGCGGCCCTGGGGCGGCTGGCCGGCTCCGGGGAGGCTGACGTCTGCCTGGTGGTCGTCCAGGAGTTCACCGACCCCGAGGACCCGCAGCAGAAGGGCATCTTCCTGAGCGCGGCCCTGCTGGCCTGGCTGGCCGAGGCCGGGGCGTCGCTGGACATCGACCAGTACGTGTACCTCGACCGCGACGACCAGTAG